ACTGCATCACCAACCCGGTGACCGTGAACGACTGCGCCAACGCTCTGCTGGCCGCCGGCGCGCATCCCTTTATGGCCGCTCATCCCGATGAAGTGGAAGAAGTACAGCTCCGTGCCGACGCGCTGGTGATCAACCTGGGAGCGATCGCGCAGCTGGATTCCATCGGAAAAGCGGCGCGGCAGGCCGTTGCGTGCGGGCATCCGATCGTCGTCGATCCGGTCGGCGTTTCCGCTTCGTCGCTCCGCCGCCGCAGCTGCATCGCGCTGCTGAAAGAATTTCCCGTGGCCTGTGTGCGCGGCAACGGCGCGGAGATTCGCGCCCTGCTCGAAGATACGGGAACGGCGGCAGGCGTCGACGCGCCTTCGGAAGACGCGGCGTCTGCGCACGAAATTGCGGCGCAGCTGGCGCGGCGGCACGACTGCGCAGTCGTCGCCTCCGGCGCCGTCGATGTGGTGACCGACGGCCGCCAAACCTTTCGCGTGAGCAACGGCGATGCGATGATGACCCGCGTCACGGGCATGGGCTGTGTGCTGTCGTCGCTGCTTGGCGCCGCCTATGCGGTCGAAAATTCCCCGCTGGCGGCCGTCGCCGTCTGCGCCGTCGTAGGATTGAGCGGCGAGCTGGCCGCTGCCGGAACGCGATCGGCGCGCCGCGGCCCCGCGTATTTCCGCGCGCTGTTCGTGGACAGCCTTTACAGCTTGAATGAAGCGCAGTTCTCCGCTGGGGCGGAATGTTCCGGACTTTGAATCGTTTTCGCCCCTTTCCCAACAGCGCGGCGGCGAGCCGTTGTCCGCGCATGGTATAATCGAAAAGAAAAATAAGCGCCGTCCAAGCAGAGGGAACCGCGTCGAATGTATCGGCGGGGGCCGGAGGAATTTCGGAATTTCGATGCGGAAAAGGGCTCTGCGGCGCAGGATCCGGACGGAAGAACGGCCGGCGCTGCAAGATCTGCGGTTACGTGTACGAAGGGGAGAAACTGCCGCCCGATTATGTGTGCCCGCTCTGCAAACACGGCGCGGCCGACTTCGAGCGGATTGAGTAGTTTGGGGAAAAAGAACGCGGACACGTTGTGAGACGCGTCCGCGATTTATGGCGAGGTGCGAAATGGAAACGAAGAAAAAAGTGGCGCTGCTGTTCGGCGGCCAGTCGTCGGAACACGAAGTGTCCTGCGTTTCGGGCGCGACGGTGGCCCGCAATATCGACAGGGAAAAGTACGATCTGCTGCTGATCGGCATCACCAAGGAAGGGCGCTGGCTCCACGTCGATTCGACCGATCAGATCGCTTCCGGCGAGTGGCGGCGGGGCCGCCGGGGCGCGGCGCTGCTGCCCGACGCGGCGCTGAAGAGCGTTCTGCTCAGCGACGGCGAAAAATTTTCGCTGGCGCGCGTCGACGTGCTTTTTCCCGTGCTGCACGGCCTTTACGGCGAAGACGGCTGCCCGCAGGGCATCGCCGAACTG
The Pyramidobacter piscolens W5455 DNA segment above includes these coding regions:
- the thiM gene encoding hydroxyethylthiazole kinase, coding for MTAPAELWAVWERISRRRPLVHCITNPVTVNDCANALLAAGAHPFMAAHPDEVEEVQLRADALVINLGAIAQLDSIGKAARQAVACGHPIVVDPVGVSASSLRRRSCIALLKEFPVACVRGNGAEIRALLEDTGTAAGVDAPSEDAASAHEIAAQLARRHDCAVVASGAVDVVTDGRQTFRVSNGDAMMTRVTGMGCVLSSLLGAAYAVENSPLAAVAVCAVVGLSGELAAAGTRSARRGPAYFRALFVDSLYSLNEAQFSAGAECSGL
- a CDS encoding rubredoxin-like domain-containing protein, giving the protein MCGYVYEGEKLPPDYVCPLCKHGAADFERIE